The Maridesulfovibrio frigidus DSM 17176 genome has a segment encoding these proteins:
- a CDS encoding DUF4238 domain-containing protein gives MCAKDKHHYVQQAYLKGFCSKSNPSELWEYDKKEKVLSNRIKSVRLICCSHHYYAVPVSEDEIDHELLENAFNLIEDPFIRVLRTLGPKKDGEKIKVSHSELMSLAEYISFQLVRVPMFRDNVHGMARDSVVRAISILLDSGEIPHPSPEVAEKINGSGGLNVKIEDFFSLPSMGEIAPMIIESLLCKRWFLYVPHADFNYVVSDNPARFISATPEISVVGPADPFASIYMPLRKDLALAISPQSLSVNNVENQRITEHLNVCYLNKNQTKYFNRETAKYAQRFVYNSSQNEKLSRMIFKLPYVESCAKAEKLFV, from the coding sequence GTGTGTGCAAAAGACAAGCACCATTATGTTCAACAGGCGTACTTGAAGGGTTTTTGTTCTAAGTCAAATCCCTCTGAGTTGTGGGAATATGACAAGAAGGAGAAAGTGCTTTCTAATAGGATAAAATCTGTTAGGTTAATATGTTGTAGTCATCACTACTATGCGGTTCCAGTCAGTGAAGATGAAATTGATCATGAGCTACTTGAAAATGCATTTAACCTTATTGAAGATCCTTTTATAAGAGTTTTGAGGACGTTGGGGCCGAAAAAAGATGGTGAAAAGATCAAAGTAAGCCATTCTGAATTAATGTCGTTGGCTGAGTATATCAGTTTTCAACTTGTTCGAGTTCCAATGTTTCGCGATAATGTTCACGGAATGGCTAGAGATTCTGTTGTTAGAGCAATTTCGATCTTACTAGATAGTGGCGAAATCCCACATCCCTCTCCGGAAGTTGCAGAAAAGATTAATGGAAGCGGAGGGCTTAATGTTAAGATAGAAGACTTTTTTTCTTTGCCATCAATGGGGGAAATAGCTCCAATGATAATCGAGTCATTGCTTTGTAAAAGATGGTTTTTGTATGTTCCACATGCTGATTTTAACTATGTAGTTTCAGATAACCCTGCTCGGTTTATTTCTGCGACTCCAGAAATCTCTGTTGTTGGTCCTGCCGATCCTTTTGCTTCTATTTATATGCCACTTAGGAAAGATTTAGCGTTAGCGATTTCTCCGCAATCTCTTTCTGTAAATAATGTGGAAAATCAACGAATAACGGAACATCTTAATGTTTGTTATTTAAATAAAAATCAGACAAAATATTTTAATAGGGAAACCGCTAAGTATGCTCAGCGGTTTGTTTATAACAGTTCACAGAATGAGAAACTTTCAAGAATGATATTTAAGCTTCCATATGTTGAGTCTTGTGCCAAGGCTGAGAAACTATTTGTTTAG
- a CDS encoding helix-turn-helix transcriptional regulator: MPNKRSNDSSGADLKILHQTLPPIIARKDVQLYLGGLISSGYLANLDSQGRGPKSIKSGRRVAYLRGDLITWLESWLQG; the protein is encoded by the coding sequence ATGCCTAATAAACGATCCAATGACTCTTCCGGTGCAGATCTCAAAATTCTGCACCAAACCCTTCCCCCTATCATTGCCCGCAAGGATGTTCAGCTTTACCTTGGTGGCCTCATTTCTAGCGGGTATCTTGCGAACCTTGATTCTCAGGGACGTGGCCCAAAAAGTATTAAAAGTGGAAGACGGGTCGCATACCTTCGGGGCGATCTTATCACATGGCTAGAAAGCTGGTTGCAGGGGTAA